A stretch of the Macrobrachium nipponense isolate FS-2020 chromosome 23, ASM1510439v2, whole genome shotgun sequence genome encodes the following:
- the LOC135196940 gene encoding neuropeptide-like protein 31: MVSKVVFFALFLTCVVAMTLAGPVAEPEPEPGYGYGGYGGFGGFGGFGRGGYGGYGGYGGYGGRGGYGGYGWSGYGK; the protein is encoded by the exons ATGGTGTCCAAAGTG GTGTTCTTTGCCCTCTTCCTGACCTGTGTCGTCGCCATGACCTTGGCTGGCCCAGTGGCCGAACCGGAACCGGAACCAGGCTACGGCTACGGCGGATATGGCGGTTTCGGTGGATTCGGCGGCTTTGGTCGTGGTGGATATGGTGGTTATGGTGGCTACGGAGGATATGGTGGTCGTGGTGGCTATGGTGGCTACGGATGGTCAGGCTATG gAAAATAA